GAGCGAACCGGCCAGCCGCTGGGCCAGTTTCCGGGCCTTGTCCTGCATGTCCTCGCTGCTCGGGGCGGTTTGGGTGGTGGTCGGCTGCTCGTCGTACTGGATGGTCACGATCACGTTGGACGTGCGGAACACCACAGTCACGGTGCGCTGCTGGGCGGTGCTCAGCTGGTCGTTCAGGAACGCCTCGTCGCCGAGGTCGTCGAGCGTGCGGGGCTGGAGATCGGCCGGGGTCCCGGTGGCGGACGGGCTTCCCGAGGCGGAGTCGGAGGCAGAGTCCGAGGCGGAGGCGGAGGCAGAAGAGGAGGCGGTGGCGGTGGCGGGGGGCGTGGCGCTCGCGCTCGCGGTGCCGCCGGCGGCCGGGGAGGCGGCGCCGGAGCCGGAACTGGGGCCGACAACGGGCTCGGGGAGGTCCGCGGCCTTCTCCTTGGCGCCGTAGACCTGCTCGGCGCGGGAGTCGTCGCTGACCGCGTTGTCGTACGACACCACCCGCTCGAAGTCGACGAACAGATGGTCCGTGGCCCCGGGCACCTCGGACTTCCAACGGCAGCCGGAGCGGCGGTCGTTGCTGTACGTGAGCGCGGCCTCGCCCTCATAGGCTCTCTCGCGCCGGCCCTGGTCCGCTATCTGCTTGATGCCGGGCAGGAGCGAGTCGAGGGTGTCGTGGCTCACCGCGCCGCAGGCGTCGGAAAGGGTGCGGTACTTGCCGGGCTGGGCGGCGGTCGCGCTCATGGTGGACGCGCCGGCCTTGGAATCGTCCGGCGCGCCGCCGCTGCCGGAGCCGCCGGTGCAGGCGGCCAGCAGGGCCGCGAGGAGCACGGCGGCGCCCGGTACGTACGCCTTCCGCTGCACGGTGAGGCTCCTCTCGACGGTTCCGTGGGCCGTGTCCGCTGGTTAATCGGTTGCCGCGTGGGGCGGGCCCCTGGAGACAATGTGTATCGCACGCACTGCCGTGGACGCCGGTCCGTTGTCCCTTACGTCGACCTTGGCGCCGGTTTTTGCGATTTAAGACTTGTATTGCTTTTCAGGGGGATGAGGACGTTATGTCGTACGTAGAGGTGCCCGGAGCGAAGGTTCCGATCCGCATGTGGACGGACCCGGCCGGGGTCGAGGACGTCGCGATGCAGCAGCTGCGGAACGTGGCGACGCTGCCCTGGATCAAGGGCCTCGCGGTCATGCCGGACGTCCACTTCGGCAAGGGCGCGACGGTCGGTTCGGTCATCGCGATGCGGGACGCGGTGTGTCCGGCGGCCGTTGGGGTGGACATCGGCTGCGGAATGTCCGCGGTGAGGACGTCGCTCACGGTGAACGACCTTCCGGGGGACCTGTCGCGACTGCGCTCGAAGATCGAGCAGGCGATTCCGGTGGGGCGCGGGATGCACGACGACCCCGTGGACCCCGGGCAGTTCCATGGGGTGTCCACTTCCGGGTGGGACGACTTCTGGGGGCGGTTCGACGGGGTCGCTGAGGCCGTGAAGTTCCGGCGGGAGCGGGCGGCTCTGCAGATGGGGTCGCTCGGCTCGGGCAACCACTTCGTGGAGGTGTGCACGGACACGACTGGTGCCGTCTGGCTGATGCTGCACTCCGGATCGCGGAACATCGGCAAGGAACTGGCCGACCACCACATCGGCGTCGCCCAGAAGCTCCCGCACAACCAGGGCCTGATCGACCGTGACCTCGCCGTCTTCGTGGCGGACACGCCGCAGATGGCGGCGTACCGCAACGACCTCTACTGGGCGCAGGAGTACGCCAAGTACAACCGCACGCTGATGATGGCGCTCCTGAAGGACGTGATCCGCAAGGAGTTCAAGAAGGCGAAGCCGACCTTCGAACCGGAGATCTCCTGCCACCACAACTACGTCGCGGAGGAGCGGTACGAGGGCATGGACCTGCTCGTGACCCGCAAGGGCGCGATCCGGGCCGGTTCCGGCGAGTACGGGATCATCCCGGGCTCCATGGGCACGGGTTCGTACATCGTGAAGGGTCTCGGCAACGAGAAGTCGTTCAACTCCGCCTCGCACGGCGCGGGTCGGCGCATGAGCCGCAATGCCGCGAAGCGCCGCTTCTCGACGCAGGACCTGGAGGACCAGACGCGGGGCGTGGAGTGCCGCAAGGACTCCGGTGTCGTGGACGAGATCCCGGGCGCGTACAAGCCCATCGAGCAGGTGATCGAGCAGCAGCGCGACCTGGTGGAGGTCGTCGCCAAGCTGAAGCAGGTCGTCTGCGTGAAGGGCTGAGGCGCGCGGGTTCCCAGCGGGGCCCGGACCGACCCGGTCCGGGCCCTGTGCACGTCACCGCAGCCGCTTCTCCAGCAAGGTCACCGCGTACGGGCTGCCCGAGCCGCCGTCCTTCGCCACCTGTTCGCCGACGACCGTGTAGCCCGCGGCCTCGTAATACGCGCGCAGGCGTGGGTTGGAAGTGAGGCAGTCCAGGCGGGCGTAGGTGCGGCCCGCTGCCGCGATGCGGGACTCCGCCTCCGCCAGCATCCGGCGGCCCGTGCCCGGTGGTGCCGTGTGCGGGGTCGCCATCAGACGGTGGATGTAGCCGGCCTCGGGTGGGCGGGGGCCCCAGGCCGCCGGGTCGTCCCACCAGAGCTCCCAGGCGCCGGCCAGGTGGTCGCCGGAGTGTGCCAGCCAGACCTCGCCTTCCTTCATACGGGTGATGAAGTGGGCCTCGTCCTTCTCGCCCGGCCGCCACTGGTCGATTCCCCGCGCCAGTTGCCACAGGGCCGCCGAGTCACGGAGGCGGACCAGGGCGCGGGCGTCGGCCTCGGTCGCCTTGCGGTGGGTCAGCTCCGGCCAGGTGGTGGGCGCCGGTTCCAGAAGGTTGGCCCGGAGCGTTTCCGACACGGTCTCCGCGTTCATGCCCAGTGCCCGGTTCACGTATCCGGCGAGCGAGCCGTAGCGGGCCGTCAGGGCCGACAGGAACAGCCGCATGACCGACTCCGGGGCTCGGCCGAAGCCGGGCCAGGCCGGTTCCCGGCCGTCGTTGCGGGCCTTCCAGTCGGCGAGCAGGGCGGAGGTGGCCAGTTCCGTGAGGCTGAAGTCCTCGATGATGGTGGCTTCCGGGATTCCGACGAGACCGAGGATCAGCGCGGCGAGTTTGCCCGTGCGGTCCTTGCCGGAGGCGCAGTGGAAGACCAGCGGTTCCTTCGCTTTTGCCGCGTTCACCACCAGTTCCAGCGCCGCGCGGAGCTCCTTCGTGCCGTCCTCCGCGACCTCCATGTAGCGGGCCGCCAGGTAGGGGCCCAGCTCGATCTCGGGGCCGAGAGCCGCCTGGTCGTACGGGCGGTGTTCGATGCTCAGGTTGTGGTACGTGAACGACGGGTGCTCGGGGACGCGGCCCCGGCCCTCGATCTCCCACGGGTACCGGAGGTCCACGACGGTGCGGATGCCGAGGGACAGGAAGCGGTCCCAGTCGTCCGTGCCCTCGACCAGCTTGCCGAGCGAGTCGGCGCGGAACAGCAGGCCCGGGCGCACCCGCCGCCCGTCCGTCGTCGAATAATCGCCCAGGTCACGGAAGTTGTGCAGGTGCTCGAACGGTATGTGTCTGCTCACGGGTGGTGACCCTAGGGGGCCGGTCGGCCGTCCGCCTGTGGTTTTACTCGCTACTTCGCGTGCTTCACCGCGTAGATCATCACGAACGCCACGATGTGGATGCCGAAGAGGAAGTACGCGAGGTAGTACCAGACGTAGCGCTCGCGTTTCTTCTCCAGGGCCAGGTGTTCCTGTTCCGTGGCGCGGTCGGGCTCGGGCGGCGTGGCCGGTTCGGGCGGCGTGGCAGGTTCGCTCATCACAGCTCCCGGTGGACCTTCGTGTTCGATGCCTGGGCCCGCGGGCGGACTACCAGGAGGTCGATGTTGACGTGGCTGGGCCGGGTGACCGCCCAGGTGATCGTGTCCGCCACGTCGTCCGCCGTCAGGGGCTCGGCGACGCCCGCGTACACCTTCGCGGCCTTCTCCGCGTCGCCCCCGAAACGGGTCAGCGCGAACTCGTCCGTCTTCACCATGCCGGGCGCGACCTCGATCACGCGGACCGGAGTGCCGACGATCTCCAGCCGGAGGGTCTCGGCGAGGACGTGCTCGGCGTGCTTGGCGGCGACATAGCCCGCGCCGCCCTCGTACGTGCCGTGACCGGCGGTGGAGGAGACGACCACCACCGTGCCGTCGCCGCTCGCCGTCAGCGCGGGGAGCAGGGCCTGGGTGACGTTCAGGGTGCCGAGGACGTTCGTCTCGTACATCCGGCGCCACTCCTCGGGGTCCCCGGTCGCGACGGGGTCGGCGCCGAGCGCGCCGCCCGCGTTGTTCACCAGCACACCGATCGTCTTGAAGGCGGTGGCGAACTCGTCGACGGCCGCGCGGTCGGTGACGTCCAGCGCGTACGCCACCGCCGAGTGGCCGGCGGCGGTGAGCTCCTCCGCGAGCGCCTCGATGCGGTCCTTGCGGCGGGCGGTGAGGACGACGCGGTAGCCCGCGGCGGCGAGCTGCCGGGCCGTCGCGGCGCCGATTCCGCTGCTCGCGCCCGTGACGACGGCGATGCGGGAGGCGGCGGAGGGTGCGACGGCGGTCATGGGGCTGCTCCTCGGGCGGCGGGCTCGTTCATGCGGGTGGTGACTTCCGCCCAGGATAGGTGGCCGGGACAGGGGGCCGGCCAAATGCCCGAGGGCTGGTCGGCCCGGTGCCCGAAAGGTGGTCAGCGGCCCCGGGGCGCCCACATGATCACGGCCATTCCGGCGAGGCAGATCAGCGCGCCGGTCACGTCCCAGCGGTCGGGGCGGTAGCCGTCCGCCACCATGCCCCAGACCAGGGAACCGGCCACGAAGACACCGCCGTACGCGGCGAGGATGCGGCCGAAGTGGGCGTCCGGCTGGAGGGTGGCGACGAAACCGTAGACGCCGAGGGCCATCACGCCCGCGCCGATCCACCCCCAGCCGCGGTGCTCGCGCACGCCCTGCCACACGAGCCAGGCGCCGCCGATCTCGAACAGCGCGGCGACGACGAAGAGGGCGGCGGAGCGGAGGATCAGCATGCGGTCACCCTCGCACGCCGTTCCGGTGCGGCGGACGGGGTCCCGCCTCGCCTTCGTCCTGCCGGAGTGCCGGAGTGGCTCACCTGCCCGGCGGCGCCTGCCGTGCCGTGGACGTGGCATACATGCGGTGATGTCCGGGCCTAGGCGGAGGAAGTGACGTGATGCGGAAACGGATGCGTATGGCCGTCGTGCTGGGCGCGGCCGCGGTGGTGGGGGTGGCGGTGCCCGCCGTGGCCGCGAGCCCCGAGGCCGACCTCTCGTATCACGGGTATGTGGCCATGGCCGCCGACGAGGTCGGTGTGTGGCTCACCCCGCGCAACCATGGGCCGGCCGACGTCGCCGGCGCCACCGTGCAGGTGCGCTGGTCGTTGCCGCTGGCGGACCAGCAGGTGCTGCCGGCGGGGTGCGTGCGCTCCGACGCGCGGACCGTGCTGTGCGGGACGGGGCCGATCGGCGTGGGCAGGATGGGCAAGGAGATCGACCTGCGGGTCCGGCTGGGGGTGCCTTCGACCGAGGTGACGATGACGATCGACACGCTGTGGGTCGGCGGCACGGTGGATCCGAACCATGGCAACGATCAGCGGCAGGTGCTGGTCCTTGACACGGGGGATGTGTACGCCTTTTGAGCGAGCCCGGCTTGTGAGGGGATGAGGCAGGGTCCGGGGCGGTTGCCGCTTGATCCTCAGTGGCGGGTGTGTCGTGGCTTGTCGCGCCCGCGCGGCGGAGCCGCACTATGTCTCAGCCCCCCGCCCCTATGGGGCGCGATGGCGAACGTAGGCCGTGGGAGGAACCCCGACCGTCGCCGTGAAGTCCCGGACCAGGTGGGCCTGGTCCGCGTAGCCCAGGTCCGCTGCCAGGCCCGCCCAGTCCACCTGCCGTTCCGTCTCCGCGCGCTCCAGGGCCTCGTGGATGCGGTAGCGGAGGATGACCCACTTCGGGCCGATGCCCACGTACGCGGCGAAGAGGCGCTGCATGACCCGTACGGTCATGCCCTCCGCCCGCGCGAAGTCGGCGACGCGGCGGATCGTACGGTCCG
The Streptomyces sp. CGMCC 4.7035 DNA segment above includes these coding regions:
- a CDS encoding SDR family NAD(P)-dependent oxidoreductase; amino-acid sequence: MTAVAPSAASRIAVVTGASSGIGAATARQLAAAGYRVVLTARRKDRIEALAEELTAAGHSAVAYALDVTDRAAVDEFATAFKTIGVLVNNAGGALGADPVATGDPEEWRRMYETNVLGTLNVTQALLPALTASGDGTVVVVSSTAGHGTYEGGAGYVAAKHAEHVLAETLRLEIVGTPVRVIEVAPGMVKTDEFALTRFGGDAEKAAKVYAGVAEPLTADDVADTITWAVTRPSHVNIDLLVVRPRAQASNTKVHREL
- a CDS encoding YnfA family protein, with the translated sequence MLILRSAALFVVAALFEIGGAWLVWQGVREHRGWGWIGAGVMALGVYGFVATLQPDAHFGRILAAYGGVFVAGSLVWGMVADGYRPDRWDVTGALICLAGMAVIMWAPRGR
- a CDS encoding RtcB family protein → MSYVEVPGAKVPIRMWTDPAGVEDVAMQQLRNVATLPWIKGLAVMPDVHFGKGATVGSVIAMRDAVCPAAVGVDIGCGMSAVRTSLTVNDLPGDLSRLRSKIEQAIPVGRGMHDDPVDPGQFHGVSTSGWDDFWGRFDGVAEAVKFRRERAALQMGSLGSGNHFVEVCTDTTGAVWLMLHSGSRNIGKELADHHIGVAQKLPHNQGLIDRDLAVFVADTPQMAAYRNDLYWAQEYAKYNRTLMMALLKDVIRKEFKKAKPTFEPEISCHHNYVAEERYEGMDLLVTRKGAIRAGSGEYGIIPGSMGTGSYIVKGLGNEKSFNSASHGAGRRMSRNAAKRRFSTQDLEDQTRGVECRKDSGVVDEIPGAYKPIEQVIEQQRDLVEVVAKLKQVVCVKG
- a CDS encoding DUF3558 domain-containing protein, which encodes MQRKAYVPGAAVLLAALLAACTGGSGSGGAPDDSKAGASTMSATAAQPGKYRTLSDACGAVSHDTLDSLLPGIKQIADQGRRERAYEGEAALTYSNDRRSGCRWKSEVPGATDHLFVDFERVVSYDNAVSDDSRAEQVYGAKEKAADLPEPVVGPSSGSGAASPAAGGTASASATPPATATASSSASASASDSASDSASGSPSATGTPADLQPRTLDDLGDEAFLNDQLSTAQQRTVTVVFRTSNVIVTIQYDEQPTTTQTAPSSEDMQDKARKLAQRLAGSLG
- a CDS encoding tyrosine-protein phosphatase, whose amino-acid sequence is MSRHIPFEHLHNFRDLGDYSTTDGRRVRPGLLFRADSLGKLVEGTDDWDRFLSLGIRTVVDLRYPWEIEGRGRVPEHPSFTYHNLSIEHRPYDQAALGPEIELGPYLAARYMEVAEDGTKELRAALELVVNAAKAKEPLVFHCASGKDRTGKLAALILGLVGIPEATIIEDFSLTELATSALLADWKARNDGREPAWPGFGRAPESVMRLFLSALTARYGSLAGYVNRALGMNAETVSETLRANLLEPAPTTWPELTHRKATEADARALVRLRDSAALWQLARGIDQWRPGEKDEAHFITRMKEGEVWLAHSGDHLAGAWELWWDDPAAWGPRPPEAGYIHRLMATPHTAPPGTGRRMLAEAESRIAAAGRTYARLDCLTSNPRLRAYYEAAGYTVVGEQVAKDGGSGSPYAVTLLEKRLR